Proteins from a single region of Mytilus trossulus isolate FHL-02 chromosome 2, PNRI_Mtr1.1.1.hap1, whole genome shotgun sequence:
- the LOC134705436 gene encoding tumor necrosis factor receptor superfamily member 6-like — MLKLTIFLVVGIAVAFVSGQTTQCTTEADCTCPTGETATCHHDGTCHCHHTGGQGPTCTTEADCTCGADETAQCAHGHCHCHHNHGKRNTVACTNVTTCDTHCAPNIGECKHDKCHCHHEAPAHRAHCTTAVDCVNCPHGTIAECDAHHQCQCKHDNGHPVGRRQVMCNNNSECAAHCHPHIGTCNNNKCHCHQH, encoded by the exons ATGTTGAAGCTAACTATATTCCTTGTTGTTG GTATTGCTGTTGCATTTGTTAGTGG ACAAACTACACAGTGTACCACTGAAGCAGACTGTACATGTCCGACAGGGGAGACCGCAACCTGCCATCATGATGGAACATGTCATTGTCACCACACTGGAGG ACAAGGTCCAACTTGCACTACTGAAGCAGACTGCACCTGTGGAGCAGATGAGACCGCCCAATGTGCTCATGGACACTGTCATTGCCACCATAATCATGG GAAAAGAAATACTGTTGCCTGTACTAATGTAACAACTTGTGACACTCATTGTGCCCCAAACATTGGTGAATGTAAACATGACAAGTGCCACTGTCACCATGAGGCTCC aGCACACAGAGCTCATTGTACGACTGCTGTTGACTGTGTAAACTGTCCTCACGGAACAATAGCAGAATGTGACGCACACCATCAGTGCCAATGTAAACATGACAATGGTCATCCAGTAGG AAGAAGACAAGTTATGTGCAATAATAATTCAGAGTGTGCAGCACATTGCCATCCTCATATTGGTACATGCAATAACAACAAATGTCATTGTCATCAGCATTAG